In Lacerta agilis isolate rLacAgi1 chromosome 8, rLacAgi1.pri, whole genome shotgun sequence, one genomic interval encodes:
- the LOC117052025 gene encoding phospholipase A2 inhibitor and Ly6/PLAUR domain-containing protein-like, protein MHYLTLHWFYMGMLLFLARKGQQYVLKSCKQSTSCYEDLTAIKYGEGETVFTKVSCCKGNGCNKATPSLPDVNMTANGKKCKGCFAINRGQCNSKVFANCEGDQHYCSDVSGFAEFPSPIFAGPPFLVTVIAFKGCANKAFCDAHYEGVFHTSMLVVTARGHCQLASLMVRAAPQYFGLFLRALVGLLLAMNFA, encoded by the exons ATGCATTATCTCACCCTGCACTGGTTCTATATGGGAATGCTGCTATTCCTGGCACGTAAAG GACAACAATATGTGTTGAAAAGCTGCAAGCAATCCACTAGCTGCTATGAAGACCTCACAGCCATTAAATATGGTGAAGGAGAAACAGTGTTCACCAAGGTTTCCTGTTGCAAGGGGAATGGCTGCAATAAGGCTACTCCTTcat TGCCAGATGTAAACATGACAGCCAACGGGAAGAAATGTAAAGGGTGCTTTGCTATCAACAGAGGTCAATGCAATTCTAAAGTGTTTGCCAACTGTGAGGGAGACCAGCACTATTGTTCCGATGTGTCTGGCTTCGCAGAGTTTCCATCCCCTATATTTGCTG GACCTCCTTTCTTGGTGACTGTAATTGCCTTCAAGGGCTGTGCAAACAAAGCTTTCTGCGATGCACATTATGAAGGTGTTTTCCATACTTCCATGCTTGTTGTGACTGCAAGAGGTCATTGCCAGCTTGCTTCTCTTATGGTTCGTGCCGCTCCACAATACTTTGGACTCTTCCTTCGAGCCTTGGTTGGGCTCCTCCTTGCAATGAACTTTGCTTGA